The genomic interval GGCCGTGCTGTACAGCCAGCTCACGTCCGGAACGCCCGCGAAAATCACGAGTCGGACGAAAGGGAGCGAGACGGCGAAGTACTTCGAACTCACCATCGACACGGACTCGAACGAGCCCGTGATTCAGGACGAGGCGGAGACGACGTGGGAGCGCTCGCAGGGGACGCGCATCGAACTGGAGATGGAGGCGAACATGCGTGCGCGCAGCCAGCTCCACGATTACGTGAAGCACACGGCGGTCGTGAACCCGCACGCCCGCCTCGAACTCCGCGAGCCGAACGACCACTTCAAGTTCGAGCGCGCGGAGGGCGCGGAACTCCCCGCCGAAACCGAGGAAATCCGCCCGCACCCGCACGGCGTGGAACTCGGGACGGTCATCAAGATGCTGAACGCGACCGACTCCCACAGCCTCCGCGGGTTCCTCCAGGAGGAGTTCACGCGCGTCGGCGCGAAGACCGCGGACTCGATTCTCGACGCCTTCCGCGACCGACACTACGGCCGCGAGATGAGTTGGAGCGTCGCGACGACGGAGTCGTCGCGTGACGGAGGCGGCGAAGCCGCCGGAGCGAGCGGTTTGCGGGACGCCGTCACGGACGCCGTTTCGAACAAGTCGGGCGCGGACACGGACGCGTTCGCGGACGCGCTCAGCGACGAACTCGCGGAGTTCGACCGCGTCTCCTTCACCGACATCGAGAACGCGGTCGCGGCGGCCGCGGACGACGCGAGCGAGACGACGGGGACGACGTTCGGCGAGACGGTTCGCGAGAACGTCGTGGACGCCGTCTGGGCGGTGGTGACGGCGAACCGCGACGACGACCTGTACGGGTTCGTGGACGACGCGACGAGCGTTCAGAAGGACGACGCCACGGTGGCGGGCCTCGCGCGACGCATCGGCGAGAAGTTCGGCGACGACACCCCGCGCGACCGACTCGTTCGCGACGACCTCCGGCAGTTCGTCGTGCGCGCCGCCGAAACCACCGAGGATGTGGACGATGCGACCGTCGGCGAGACTTCGCGGGAGAACATCACCGACCGGCTCTGGGAGGCGATGCGGCGCGTCGAGGACGACGTGCCGCTCGCGCGCGAGGTCGCGTCCGACCGGGACGCCGCCCGCGACCTGCTCGACGCGATGACCACGGTGGACGTCATCGCGCCGCCGACGAACTGTCTCGCACCCATCACGCCCGACCTCATCGAGGCCGGCCTGCGCAAGGAGTTCGACGCCGACTTCTACGCGGCGGCGACCCGGGACGCGGACGTGCACGGCGGCGACCCGTTCGTCGTCGAGGCCGGTATCGCGTACGGCGGCGACATCCCCGCCGACGGCACCGTCCAACTGATGCGGTTCGCGAACCGCGTGCCGCTCGTCTACCAGCGCGGCGCGTGCGCGACGACCCAGACGCTCAAACAGATCGGGTGGCGGAACTACGGTCTCGACCAGCCGGGCGGGAGCGGCCTGCCGAGCGGGCCGTGCGTGATTCTGGTGCACGTCGCGTCCACGAACGTGCCCTTCACGAGCGAGTCGAAGGACGCGCTTGCGTCCGTCCCCGCAATCGAGGACGAAATCGAACTCGCGGTTCGGGAGGCCGCCCGCGACCTCAAATCCTACCTGAACAAGAAGCGCTCGATGCAGAAGCGCCGGGAGAAGCAGAACGTCATCGCGGACATTCTCCCGAAGATGGCGCGGAAGGTGAGCGAGATGACCGAGCGCGACGACCTCGTCATCGAGGACTCGCTCGCGCGCATCATGAACAACGTCCTCGTCGAGTCCGAAGTCGAGGACGGCGCGCTGACCGTGACCGTGGAGAACCACGCGGACGCGAACGCCGACCTCGACGTGACCGCCATCGTGGACGCGGAACCCACCGACCTCTCGGCGGGGAGCGTCGTGGAGATGGACGGCGAGTACTTCGTGACGTGGGAGCCGACGGTGTCGGGCGGCGAGGACGCGACGTTGACGGCGAGCGTTCCCGACGGAGCCGAGTGTGAACTGAGCGTGGACGGCGTGGAGGCGGAGAAACTCACGGTGAACCAATGAGCGACATCACTGACGCGAAGGCGCGAGAGCGCCTCATCGACATGGCGGCGGAGTTCTACGACCAGTTCGCGGACGGCGACATCCCCCACATGGACGTGCCGACGCGCTCGAAGTCGAACATCGTGTTCGACGAGGACGCCGGCGTCTGGGTGTACGGCGACCGCACGAGCACGCGGAGCGCGAACAGCGTGCGGGGCGCGCGGAAACTCCTGAAGGCGGTGTACACGATGGAGTTTCTCGCCCAGCAGTTAGAGGAGAACCGCTCGTCCACCCTGCGTGAACTCTACTACCTCAGCGAGTCCTGGGACGAGGAGGAAGCCCAGTTCAACACGCAGTCCGAGTCGAACAAGCTCGTCGAAGACCTCGAAATCGTCTCCGGCGTCAAGCGCGAGGACTTCCACATGCGGCCGGAGGAGTCCGGCGCGAAGGTGATGGGGCCGCTCCTCCTCCGCGAGCAGACCCGGCGGGGCGACCGCGACATCCACTGCCAGGAGGACGTGGGGCAGGGCGGCTACCAGATTCCGAACGACCCGGACACCATCGAGTTCCTCGACAACGACGCCGAGTTCGTGCTCTGCGTGGAGACCGGTGGGATGCGCGACCGGCTCGTCGAGAACGGGTTCGACGACGAGTACGACGCGCTCGTCGTCCACCTCGGCGGCCAGCCCGCCCGGGCGACCCGCCGGCTCACGAAGCGTCTCCGGGACGAACTCGACCTCCCGGTCGTGGTGTTCACTGACGGCGACCCCTGGAGTTACCGCATCTTCGGGTCTGTCGCATATGGTTCCATCAAGTCCGCGCACCTCTCCGAGTACCTCGCGACGCCGGACGCGCAGTTCGTCGGCATCCGCCCCGAGGACATCGTGGAGTACGACCTCCCGACCGACCCGCTCAGCGACTCCGACGTGAACGCCCTCGAAAGCGAACTCGAAGACCCCCGGTTCCAGACCGAGTACTGGACCGAGCAGATAGAACTCCAGCTCGACATCGCCAAGAAGGCCGAACAGCAGGCGCTCGCCTCCCGCGGCCTGGACTTCGTCACCGACACCTACCTCCCCGAGCGCCTCGACGCGATGGGCGTCATCTGATTACTGCTGGGTCGGAGAGAGCGCGACCCCGATTTCGCGTCGCGCCACGTCGGTGACGAACGCGTCGGCGTCGGTTTCGAGCGCGTCGAACGTGTCGTAGTGCACGGGCACGACGAGGTCGGGTTCCATTCGTTCCGCGAGCGCGGCGGCTTCCTCGCGGTTCATCGTGAACGACCCGCCGATTGGCGGGCAGAGCACGTCCGCGTCGATGTCGTCGTGGTGGGAAAGCGCGTCCGAGTCGCCCGTCCAGAGCACGCGCGAGTCGCCGAGGGTGACGAGGTAGCCGACGCCGAACCCGGGCGGGTGGTTGTCGCGGGGGCCGTCGGGCCGGTTGTACGCGGGAAGCGACTGCACGCGCACGCCGTCCACCGTGACGGTCTCGGACTCGCCGACGCGCACCACGTCGTAGTCGAGGTCGGCGACCGGCGTCACGTCCCGGCCGATGTTCTCGGCGTTCACGCCCTCGTAGACGACGATTGTCGCGCCCGGCTTGGCGACGCGCCGAATGCCGTCCGGGTCGTAGTGGTGGTCGTGCGTGACGCAGACCACGTCGCCGTCCCGGGCGTCGTAGCCGTCGAGGACGCCGTACCGGCCGGGGTCGAGGTAGACCGTTCGGTCGCCGCGGACGCGTATCGTCGCGTAGCCGAGCCAGGAGAGGGCGATGTCGCGGTAGCGAACCATACCCGAGCGTCGGGCGGCGCGCGGAAAAAGTTAGAGGAGGTCGCGGGCGTCCGCGAGCGAGTCCCGGACGTAGTCGGGCTGCACGGGGCTCGCGGCGAGCGTCTCGTCGTCGGTGACGCCGGTGCGGACGAGCACCGTCGTCATCCCTACGCGGTTCCCCATCGCGATGTCGGTGTCGAGGCGGTCGCCGACGAGCACGCACTCGGCGGCCGGGAGGTCGAGGCGGTCGAGCGCGAGGCGGGCGGTCACGTCCGAGGGTTTGCCGAGGACGGCGTCGGGGTCGCGCTCCACGACGTTCGCGACCGCGTCGATAATCGCGCCGGAGCCGGGAACCGGGCCGTCGGGCGTCGGCACGGTGATGTCGGGGTCGGTGCCGACGAGCGCGTCCGCGCCCGCGTCGAACGCGCGGAGCGCCGCGACCATGTCGTCGTACGCGAACTCGCGGTCGTAGCCGACGACGACCGTGTCGGCGCGCCGGGCGTCAGCGACGAGTGACACGCCGGCGTCGCGGAGCTGGTCAGTTACGGACGCCTCGGCGATGGCGAACACGGACTCGTCGGCGTGGTGCTCGCGGAGGTAGTCGATGGTCGCGCTCGTCGCGGTGAGCACCTCCTCGGGGCGGGCGTCCACGCCGAGGCCTGTGAGCCGCTGGGCGTACTCGGCGGGCGGCCGCGTGGGGTTGTTCGTGAGGAAGAGCACGCCGCGGCCCGCGTCGCGGACGGCGGCGAGCGCGTCCGCCGCGCCGTCCAACAGCGAGTCGCCGGAGAGAACGGTACCGTCGAGGTCGACGACGACGCCGCGAGTCATCGCTCGCCCTCCATCGACACGTCGAGCGTGCCGCTGACCGCCTGCTGGCTCGCGGGCGCGAGCGACACGT from Salarchaeum japonicum carries:
- a CDS encoding HAD-IIA family hydrolase, giving the protein MTRGVVVDLDGTVLSGDSLLDGAADALAAVRDAGRGVLFLTNNPTRPPAEYAQRLTGLGVDARPEEVLTATSATIDYLREHHADESVFAIAEASVTDQLRDAGVSLVADARRADTVVVGYDREFAYDDMVAALRAFDAGADALVGTDPDITVPTPDGPVPGSGAIIDAVANVVERDPDAVLGKPSDVTARLALDRLDLPAAECVLVGDRLDTDIAMGNRVGMTTVLVRTGVTDDETLAASPVQPDYVRDSLADARDLL
- a CDS encoding DNA topoisomerase IV subunit A, which encodes MSDITDAKARERLIDMAAEFYDQFADGDIPHMDVPTRSKSNIVFDEDAGVWVYGDRTSTRSANSVRGARKLLKAVYTMEFLAQQLEENRSSTLRELYYLSESWDEEEAQFNTQSESNKLVEDLEIVSGVKREDFHMRPEESGAKVMGPLLLREQTRRGDRDIHCQEDVGQGGYQIPNDPDTIEFLDNDAEFVLCVETGGMRDRLVENGFDDEYDALVVHLGGQPARATRRLTKRLRDELDLPVVVFTDGDPWSYRIFGSVAYGSIKSAHLSEYLATPDAQFVGIRPEDIVEYDLPTDPLSDSDVNALESELEDPRFQTEYWTEQIELQLDIAKKAEQQALASRGLDFVTDTYLPERLDAMGVI
- a CDS encoding DNA topoisomerase VI subunit B yields the protein MTSFQSTLGEEEGIAEELAESQREISIAEFFEKNKHMLGFDSGARGLVTAVKEAVDNALDATEEAGILPDIYVEIQESGDYYRLIVEDNGPGITKEQVPKVFGKLLYGSRFHAREQSRGQQGIGISAAVLYSQLTSGTPAKITSRTKGSETAKYFELTIDTDSNEPVIQDEAETTWERSQGTRIELEMEANMRARSQLHDYVKHTAVVNPHARLELREPNDHFKFERAEGAELPAETEEIRPHPHGVELGTVIKMLNATDSHSLRGFLQEEFTRVGAKTADSILDAFRDRHYGREMSWSVATTESSRDGGGEAAGASGLRDAVTDAVSNKSGADTDAFADALSDELAEFDRVSFTDIENAVAAAADDASETTGTTFGETVRENVVDAVWAVVTANRDDDLYGFVDDATSVQKDDATVAGLARRIGEKFGDDTPRDRLVRDDLRQFVVRAAETTEDVDDATVGETSRENITDRLWEAMRRVEDDVPLAREVASDRDAARDLLDAMTTVDVIAPPTNCLAPITPDLIEAGLRKEFDADFYAAATRDADVHGGDPFVVEAGIAYGGDIPADGTVQLMRFANRVPLVYQRGACATTQTLKQIGWRNYGLDQPGGSGLPSGPCVILVHVASTNVPFTSESKDALASVPAIEDEIELAVREAARDLKSYLNKKRSMQKRREKQNVIADILPKMARKVSEMTERDDLVIEDSLARIMNNVLVESEVEDGALTVTVENHADANADLDVTAIVDAEPTDLSAGSVVEMDGEYFVTWEPTVSGGEDATLTASVPDGAECELSVDGVEAEKLTVNQ
- a CDS encoding MBL fold metallo-hydrolase codes for the protein MVRYRDIALSWLGYATIRVRGDRTVYLDPGRYGVLDGYDARDGDVVCVTHDHHYDPDGIRRVAKPGATIVVYEGVNAENIGRDVTPVADLDYDVVRVGESETVTVDGVRVQSLPAYNRPDGPRDNHPPGFGVGYLVTLGDSRVLWTGDSDALSHHDDIDADVLCPPIGGSFTMNREEAAALAERMEPDLVVPVHYDTFDALETDADAFVTDVARREIGVALSPTQQ